TTCTCGCTAACCTGCTGAAGGATCAACCCCTGCTGGTTCCGCGCCCAGGCCAGCCTTTCACCCATGGTACTGTGCATGGTCGCCCCCCCTTCGCCACACACGCTCCCCACATCAAGAGTTTGGGACCTTCATTTTAACAGCACGTGAGACTGCGAGTCAACTGTTGACAGATTATTTCGCGTTCAACGACATAACCGGGAGGGACGCACCGTCTGTCGAACCGGCACGCCCCTCCCGCTGCTGCCGCCGCGTCAGTTCGTCGCCCGCTCCAGGGCCTGGGCCACGTCCTCGATGATATCGTCGATGTGCTCGGTGCCCACCGAGAGCCGCACCATCTCGGGCGTGACACCTGCTGCCCGACGCTCCTCGTCGGACAGCTGCTCGTGGGTGGTTGAAGCAGGGTGAATCGCCAGCGACTTGGAATCGCCCACGTTGGCCAGGTGGGAGAACAGCCGGAGCGACTCGATGAAGCGGCGCCCTGCCTCCAGCCCGCCGCGGATGCCGAAGGCGAGGATGGCCCCCTGCCCCCGGGGCAGGTACCGCTTGGCGTTCCCGTAATACGGGCTCGACTCCAACCCGGGGTAGGTGACCCACTCCACCTTGGGGTGCGCCTCCAGGAACCGGGCGACGGCCAGGGCGTTGGCCGAATGCCGCTCCATCCGCAGGTGCAGCGTCTCCAGCCCCTGCAGGAACAGGAACGCGTTGAAAGGCGAGAGGGCGCCGCCCATGTCGCGCAGAAGGCTCACCCGGGCCCGCAGGATGTACGCCTGCTCGCCCAGGTCGGCGTAGCGCAGGCCGTGATAGGCCGGATCGGGCTCCGTGTAGAGCGGATGCCTGCCGGCGCCCCAGTCGAACCGGCCGCCGTCGACGATCACGCCGCCGATCGCGGTGCCGTGGCCGCCGATGAACTTGGTGGCCGAGTGAATCACGATGTCGGCGCCGTGCTCGATGGGACGGCAGAGGTACGGCGAGGCGAAGGTGTTGTCGACGATGAGCGGCAGCCCGTGCTCGTGGGCGACGGCGGCAATCGCCGCGATGTCCGGCACGTCGCACCGGGGATTGCCGATGGTCTCAATGTAAAGCGCCCGGGTGCGGTCCGTGATGGCCGCACGGAAGTTTTCGGGGTCGGAAGGCTCGACGAACTTCACCGTGATGCCCAGGCGGGGCAGGTTGTGGGCGAACAGGGCATACGTGCCGCCGTACAGGCTCGTGGCGGCGACGATCTCGTCGCCCGCCCGGGCCAGGTTCAGGATGGCGTACAGTTCCGCATTCTGCCCCGAGGCCACGGCGAGGGCCCCCACGCCCCCCTCCAGGGCGGCCATCCGCTTCTCGAACACGTCCGTGGTCGGGTTCATGATGCGGGTGTAGATGTTGCCCGGCTCCTGCAGGCTGAAGAGCCGGGCCGCGTGCGCCGTGTCCCGGAACACGTAGGAGGTGGTCATGTACAGCGGGACCGCCCGCGCCCCCGTGGGATCGATCTCGTGGCCCGCGTGAATGGCCAGTGTCTCGAGCCGGTACTTCCGTTCTGCCAACGCCACCACTCCCCACTCTTCGCACTCGAAGGTGACTGTATCCTAACACGGCCCTGCCGGCGGATCCAGCAACTGTACTACGATATGCATACAGTTGGGGACAAAAAACCAGGGCCCCTCCCGCTCGGGGAAGGGCCCAGGGTCTCACATCCGGACGTCCAGGAGCAGCCCGCGGATCTCGTCCACCGCGGCGAGGATCGCCAGCCGGTCCTGCTCCTGCTCCAGCACCATGCGGGCGAGCTCCTCCAGCCGCTGGTCCACCCGCTGGATGGTGACCATCGTCCGCTGCTCCCAGGCGTAGGAATCCCACTCCAGGTTCTGCCGGACTTCCATCATGTGGTGGGTCAGGTCGCGGAAGAGCCGGCCGATGGCCTCCCGGTAAAGTTGCAGGTCGTGCTGGCTGAGCGACTCCGTCAGCCGGCGCCCCAGCTCGTCGATCTCCTGCAGCGCGCGGTCAATCCGCTCGTTGAACTGCATGGCGTGCGACCGCGCCAGCTGTTCGCGAAACGGCACCCGGGTTGCGGGCGTGGCCCGCTCTCCGTGGCCTGTGGTCGCGATGCGGGTCAGGCCGGTGATCAGCCTTACCCGTTCCATCGGCATCCCCCTTTCACGCCTGCTCCCCGAGCGCGTCCACGGCTGCCAGAATCGTCTCGGTGGCGGGCATCCCCGGCTGTACCCAGCGCACGATGCCGTTGCGGTCCACCAGGACCACCGTGCGGGCGATGAACCCCAGCGCGTTCAGCACGCCGTACGCTCGCGCCACGTGCTTCCCCTCGTCCGCGCAGATCGGGAAGCCGAAGCGGTTCTTCTCCGCCCACCGCTGGTGCGAGGCCAGGCTGCCGGGATTGACGGCCACGACCTGCACATCCCGCGCGGCGTACGCCGCGGCCGCGTCACGCGCAGCCGCCAGCTGCCGGTTTCAGCCCGGGGTGTTGTCCTTCGGGTAAAAGATGATCAGCGCCCGCTTCCGCCCCCGCAGTGCGGAGAGCGTGAACGGCCCCTCCGTGGACTCGAGGGTGAAATCCGGAGCCACCTCGCCCGGTTGAACCATCGGCGCCTTCACTCCCGTTTCCTTTTGATCGGCTATTCGCCGCAGCCCGCCAGATTCCTCCAGCCCCGCGGCGATCAGTGCCACACCGGATGGCCGAGGAAGGCGGAAATGGGTTCCGCCAGGCGGTGCGCTTCCAGAAGCGCCGCCCGGTGACCGGCCAGCGACTCCAGGACCCACACCTCCGCACGGCCGCCGTAGGTCCGGACCAGATCCGCGAACTCCCGGCCGGCGGACGGCGGGAACAGGATGTCGCTGGAGACCGGGATCAGCAGGATCTCCGCGGCGATCTTCTGCGCCGCGACGTCCAGGTCCCGGTTTCCGTGGGCGATGTTGTGCAGGAGAGCCATGCGGGCGGCGGCCGCGAACCGGCCGGGGTCCAGGTGCGCCGCCAGTCGTTCCGCCTCCGCCTCTACCTCCGCCTGGAAGGCATACCGCCCCTCCGGCCCGGTCCAGGGGTGGGGCGAAGCCGGCGCCGTGCGCCGCCCCCACACGGCGTCGAGCCAGTCGTTGGACGACGAGAGCGTCAGGTACAGCCGCAGGGCGTACAGCAGCCCTTCGGCCGGGTCGGTCCGGATGGCGTCGATGGCGGCCTGGCAGACCGCCAGGGCGAAGAGCGGACTCGCCTGGTGGCCGCTGGCCACCGCGATGACCTGGTCCACCCGGTCCGGATAGGTGACGGCCCACTCCAGGGCCTGGAAACCCCCGGTCGAGGGGCCCGCGACGCAGGCCAGCCGCTCGATGCCCAGCGACTTCAGCAGTTGCCGCTGCAGCCGGACGTTGTCGCGCACCGTGATCTGCGGGATCGCCTCCCCCGTACCCCAGCCGCAGAAGGTGTCGGCCGCGATCACGAAGTAACGGTCGGTGTCAAATGCCCGGCCGGGCCCGATCAGCGGCTCCCACCAGCCCGGTCGGGGGTCAGCCGGGCCCGCGGCCGCGTGGCAGTCCGCCGCGAGCGGGTGACAGAGCAGCACCGCGTTGTCCCGCCGGGCGTTCAGCCGCCCGTAGGTCTCGTAACCCACGGTGGCCGAAATCGTCTCCCCCACCTCCAGCCGCAGCCGATCAGTAGAGAAGAGCTGTCTGGTGTTGGTCACGCGCGTTGTCGCCTCCTGAGCGCGCATGAAGGGCGCGTCGCGCTGCGCCCCGCTGCGCCGGTCTTCAGGACTTGGCGAACCAGACCGGCATCTCCTGTCTTCCTGCGGCGGGGAATGCTGGATTCCAGCCGTTTCGGCGGCCGCTGCCGGGGTTACCGCGCCGGTCCCCCCGCCCGCCGGGCCGCACGACCCGATGAGACCCTCGCCCGCTGCACCGACCCCTTCCCGGCCTGCCGGCCGAACCGGCAGTGGGGCAGGAGCGGGCACTGACTGCACTGCGGGTTCCGGGCGTGGCACACCTGGCGGCCGTGGTAGATCAGCCAGTGGTGCGCCTGCGACCAGTACTCCCGAGGGATCCGCTCCATCAGCTGCCGCTCGGTCTCCTCGGGCGTCTTCGCCTCCGCCAGCCCCAGCCGGTTGGCCACGCGGAACACGTGGGTATCCACCGCGATCGCCGGAATCCCGAAGGCGTTGGAGAGCACCACGTTGGCGGTCTTCCGGCCGACGCCGGGCAACTGAATCAGCTCCTCCATCGTCGACGGCACCTCGCCGCCGTGCTTCTCCAGCAGCATCTGGCTGAGCCCCTGGATGTTCTTCGCCTTGCTCTTCCACAGCCCGCAGTCGCGGATCATCTCGCCGATCTCGTCCACCGACAGCGCCGCGAAGTGTTCGGGACGGTTGTAGCGGGGGAAGATGCGGGCGGTGACGATGTTGACCCGGGCGTCGGTGCACTGGGCCGAGAGGACGGTCGCCACCAGCAGTTCAAACGCATTCCGGTGGTTGAGCGCGCACTTGGCGTCCGGGTACATCTCCTCCAATTTCCTCAGAATCGCCTCGGTGTCCACGGACTTGCGTGCCATGCTGTCACTCCTGTCTCGGTTCGCCGGCCGGAACCCGCGGGGATCCCGCGGAGAACCGCTGCCGCTTTTCGGGTGGGCGGCGCGTTCCGCCGCACGCCCGCCTGACGTCGAAACAAGGGTACGCTCTATGTCTTGAAAGGGGGTCGGGCGATGGAGGCCCTGCTCGCACAGATCCTGGTCGGGCTGGCTTCGCCGGACGGGGAGCGGCGGGTGCAGGCAGCCCGCGAACTGGAGGCGCTGCTGTCCGCCCGGCTGGACGAAGGCGAAACGGAATGGACCCCGGTGATCGACGCCCTGCTGCCCTCCATGGTGGCGGGGCTGGGCGACCCCGAGAAGGGGGTGCAGGTGCACTGCGCCAACTGCCTGGAGTTCCTGGCGTACCAGTCGGGAGCGGTGGTGCCGGCCCTCCGGGCGGCCCTGAAGCCGCCGGACGGGCGGCAGGCCTGGACGGCCGCCTTCGTCCTGGCCCGCCTCGGCCTGTGGTCGGACGAGGTGGGCGAGGCCCTGTCCGCGGCGATGGGCGCCCCGGACCGGGACACGCGCTGGGCCGCAGCCGGCTTCGCGCTGGGCCTCGGCCGTGCGCACCCCGAGTGCGTGGCGATGGTCAGGCGGACGCTCCGTGCACCCGTGCCCAACGCCCGCAAGATGGCCGCCTACTGCCTGGGCGCCATGGGGGAGTACGCCGATGTCGCCGCGGACCTGGCCGATCGGCTGGCTGACCCCGACCGGGACGTCCGCCGGGCCGCGGTCCTGGCCCTGAACCGGCTCCCCCATGTGGATGCGGCGATCCGGCAGGCCGTGGCCCGGCTGCGGCAGGATCCCGACGAGTTCGTGCGCCGGGCCGCCGACGCCGTGGCGGCACGCTGGGGCGTCTGACCGCGGCCCAGGCAGGCGGGGTCACACAGACGGGCCGAGCATGGCCGCCACCAGGTCTGTGAAGGACCGGGTGAGCCGGGACTTGGTGACCACCCTGGCGCCCAGGCCCTCGGCGGCCCGGCGGGCCTCCACGTCCACGTGTGCGCCGAAGGCCAGGACCGGAATGCCCCGCTCCCGGGCGGCCCGGACCAGCGCCAGGGCCGCCTCGCCGGCCTCCAGGTCGACGATGGCCAGGTCGACGCCCCCGGGCAGGCTGACCTGTGTGATCGCCGCGTTCCCGGGGGCCTGCCCGGACCCGCCGGCGCTGAGGTCCCGCACCTCCGGCTTGTGTCCGAGGTCACGCAGGGCCCGCTCCAGCCGTTCGGCGAAGAACAGGTCCGCGGCCAGCGCGTAGACGGACGCCATCTACGGATTCCCCCTCGATCAGTTGTACACCTTTTGGTCGCCGGCGGCCCGCTCAGCGGCGCGCCGCCGGCGGAAGCCACTATCCGGGAGGATGTGCGCATGACAGCCAGGTATGAACGATCCGCAGCCCTGTACGAGCGCGCCGTGGCCCGCATCGTCGGCGGCGTCAACTCGCCCGCCCGCTCCTTCAAGTCCGTGGGCGGCGGCGCTCCGGTCTTCATGGCCCGCGGGCAGGGTCCCTACCTCTATGACGTGGACGGCAACCGGTACATCGACTACATCGGGGCGTTCGGCGCCGGGATGTTCGGCCACGGCCACCCGGAGCTCGTCGCCGCCGTCGCCCGCGCGGCGGAAGGCGGCACGATCTACGGCACCCCCAACCCGTGGGAGGTGGAGTTGGCCGAGCGCATCCACCAGGCGCTTCCGTCCATGGAGCGGATCCGCTTCGTCACCACGGGTACCGAGGCGGTCATGTCCGCGGTGCGGGTCGCCCGGGCCTTCACCGGCCGGCCGAAGATCATCAAGATGGAGGGCTGTTACCACGGTCACTCCGACTTCGCCCTCATCGCCGCGGGCTCCGGCCCGTCTCAGCTGGGAACGCCCGATTCAGCCGGCGTCACCGAGGGGGTCGCCCAGGACGTCATCACCGTGCCGTACAACGACCTGGACAGCCTGGGCGAGGCGCTGGACGTCTGGGGCCCGCAGGTGGCCGCCGTCCTGGTGGAGCCCATCGTGGGCAACTTCGGCGTGGCCATGCCCAAGCCCGGCTACCTGGAAGGGGTCAAGCGGCTGGCCCACGCGCACGGAGCGCTGCTGATCTTCGACGAGGTCATCACGGGCTTCCGGGTGGCGTACGGCGGCGCGCAGACCCTGCTGGGGATCGAGCCGGACCTGACGACGCTGGGCAAGATCATCGGCGGCGGGCTGCCGCTGGCCGCCTACGGGGGCCGGGCCGAGATCATGGACTGGGTCGCGCCCCTGGGGCCCGCCTACCAGGCCGGCACCCTGGCCGGAAACCCGCTCTGCATGCAGGTCGCGCTGACCGGCTTGGAGATCCTCTCCCGCCCGGGAGTCTACGAGCGGCTGGACGCCGACGCCGCCTACCTGGCCGACGGGCTGGTGCGGTCCGCCCGCAGCCACGGTCACACGGTGCAGCTGGGCCGCGCGGGCTCGATGTTCACCCTGTTTTTCTGCGACGAGCCCGTGGTCGACTACAGGACGGCCCAGCGGTCGGACCCCGCCAAGTTCGCCGCCATGTTCCGGGGGCTGCTGGACCGGGGCATCGCGCTGGCCCCCAGCCGCTTCGAGGCATGGATGCTCACCGTGCAGCACACCCGGGCCGACCTGGAGGAGACGCTGCAGATCGCCGACGAGGTCTTCGCGCAGATGGCGGGACAGTAGGCACATACGGACGGAGGGAGCCGGGGTTACCCCACGGCTCCCTCTTCGTATCACCCGGTCCTTCCTCGTGCCGGGGACCGGCTCCGTGCCGTGTGCCGCCGCGGGGCGCCTCCCCGGGCTACAGCGTCGGGATCCGACCGACCATGCTGACCAGGGCGACCGCCAGGCCCACGCCCACCAGCACCGCCAGCGCCACGGCGACGCCGACCGGAATCAGGAAGATCACCACGGCCTGCCCGGTATCCACCCGCAGGGCGGCCCGCAGGGCCAGCACCGTGAGGACCAGCAGCCAGACCCAGAACACGATTCCGACGAGCGCGGAGAGCCAGGTCAGGCCCAGCCGGCTCAGCATGAGGTTCAGCGGGGCCTGAAGCAGCGCCGGCAGTCCGGCAAAGCCCAGGGTGGCGAGCATCGCCCGGCCGTCCCGCGCCGCGCCCATCAGCTCGCCGATCAACCCGTAGATGGCCGCCCGGCCAAACCACCACAGCACGCTGGCGAGGATCCCGACGACCGCGCCGAACACCGAGGCCGACCCCGTCAACGCCTGGATGACCTCCACGACCTCCGGCGGGACGTCCGAGGGCAACAGGCCGGGGTCCAGCGCCATGGCATCCCGCGCGGAGGCCATCCCCAGGAGGCCCGTGAAGACCGCGAGCCCCGTCACCACCCATGCGGCGGCGCCCACGGGCCGCTCGTCCGCGATCTTGGCCATCGCCCTCCCCGGGGCGATGAAGACGTCGAGCATCAGATCCCACACCGAAGTCGCGCCGTTCTGCGCAGACGGTTCCGTCATCGGTCTAACCCTCCACTCGCACTAACGGATGCTCACCGGCCCCGGCTCCAGGGCGTACAGGCCGCTCGGCAGCCCCAGGGAGGCGGGCGGGAGGATCCCCCGGCCCAGCAGAGCCCCCAACAGCCCGTTGGCGCGGTTCATCTCCCGCACTTCCGGCTCCCCCGGCAGGCCGGCCAGCTCTGCCGCCACCTGCACCGCGCGCTTCAGGTCGCCCAGCTCATCGACCAGCCCCAGCTCCAACGCCTTCCGGCCGGTCAGGATGCGCCCGTCGGCGATCTTCCGGACTTGTGCCTCGTCCATGCCACGGCCCTCGGCCACGACCGGGACGAAGGCCTCGTAGGTCTCGTCCACCAGGTCCTGCAGGAGGTCCCGCTCGGCGTCGGTCATCTCCCGATCCGGGCTGCCCATGTCCTTGAACGGTCCGCTCTTAAAGGTGTACGTCTTGTAGCCGACCTTCTCATATACCTCGGACAGGTTCCCCACCTGCAGGATGACCCCGATGGAACCGGTCATCGTGTCCGGGCTGGCGATGATCCGGTCCGCCCCGGCCGAGATCCAGTAGCCGCCCGAGGCGGCGCTCTCGCCCATGGAGACCACCACCGGCTTCCCGGCGTCCTGCACCCGCCGGACCGCCTCCGCGATCTCCCAGGAGGCGACCACGCTTCCGCCCGGGCTGTTGACCCGCAGGACGACGGCCTTCACCGCCGGGTCCTCCGCCGCCCGGTCCAGGTGTTTCACGATGGTCTCCGAACCGGCGCCGGCGCCGCTCAGGAGGCTGCCGGAGCCTTCCCCGGACACGATGGTCCCCTCCACCCGCACCAGGGCCACCTGTCCGCCGGATGGCCCTTTCGGGCTGCCGACCTCCCGGCCGGTGCCCTGCCAAAAGGCCACGGCGAGCGACAAAACGACGATGGCGACGATCGCGCCGGCCGCAATCCAACGCTTCATGGTGTTCTTCACTCCTCTTCAGGGGATTTGTCAGCTTCCTTCTAGTCCTCTCGCGCGATGCGCCTGATCCACGGCCCCAGGGTCAGGCTCAGGCCGCCGAGGGCCAGGCTGACCGCGAGGAACGAGCCCACGTACCGTACGTAGGGCAGACGGGAGAACAGGGTGAGGCAGACCAGCCCCAGCAGGAAGGCCGCAGACCGCGGTGCCTGCCCGTCGCCCCGCACCCGGCCCAGAATCGCCCATCCCAGCCAGCCCGCGACGAAGACCTGGCCCAGGTAGATGGCCGCCGCGTACAGCGGCAGCACCACCATCAGCGCGGCGGGAATGCCGCCGACCGTGAGCATCAGCACCAGCGCCAGCACGGGGACGCCGGCCAGCAGCCCGGCCCCGACGGCCAGGGTGGCCCAGAAGTGGCCTGAAACCCGCCTCTGAAACGAGCCGAGCAGCCCCGGCGCCAGCCAGGTGACCAGAAGCCCGACCGCTGCGAAGCCGGCCAGACGCCCGAGCGCGAAGCCGTCCATGGTCAGCAGGGGCTGTGTCGCCCCCTCGCGGGCGACGAAGCGCACCTCGCCGACGCTGGCCCCGTCGTCGACCACCGGCGGCCGGTCGGCGACAGCCAGGATGCCGCCACGCACCACGGCGCCGGGCAGCACCCGGGCCTGGTCGTACCCGTGGAGGCTGAGATCCCCGCCGACCTCCCCCGACACGGTAACGCGGCTAGCCGTGGCAAACAGGCTCCGCCCGACCGTTCCCCCCAGCTCCACGTCACCGCTCAGGGCGAACCACGTGGTCCCGATCTCCGCCTCCGGGCCCAGGGTCGCCCTCTGGCTGACGGTTATGGCGCTCCGGCCCACCCGGCCCTCGATGGTCACCGCTTCCAGGGCCAGCACTCG
The nucleotide sequence above comes from Symbiobacterium thermophilum IAM 14863. Encoded proteins:
- a CDS encoding homocysteine synthase; translated protein: MAERKYRLETLAIHAGHEIDPTGARAVPLYMTTSYVFRDTAHAARLFSLQEPGNIYTRIMNPTTDVFEKRMAALEGGVGALAVASGQNAELYAILNLARAGDEIVAATSLYGGTYALFAHNLPRLGITVKFVEPSDPENFRAAITDRTRALYIETIGNPRCDVPDIAAIAAVAHEHGLPLIVDNTFASPYLCRPIEHGADIVIHSATKFIGGHGTAIGGVIVDGGRFDWGAGRHPLYTEPDPAYHGLRYADLGEQAYILRARVSLLRDMGGALSPFNAFLFLQGLETLHLRMERHSANALAVARFLEAHPKVEWVTYPGLESSPYYGNAKRYLPRGQGAILAFGIRGGLEAGRRFIESLRLFSHLANVGDSKSLAIHPASTTHEQLSDEERRAAGVTPEMVRLSVGTEHIDDIIEDVAQALERATN
- a CDS encoding YaaR family protein, which encodes MERVRLITGLTRIATTGHGERATPATRVPFREQLARSHAMQFNERIDRALQEIDELGRRLTESLSQHDLQLYREAIGRLFRDLTHHMMEVRQNLEWDSYAWEQRTMVTIQRVDQRLEELARMVLEQEQDRLAILAAVDEIRGLLLDVRM
- a CDS encoding redoxin domain-containing protein, with translation MAAARDAAAAYAARDVQVVAVNPGSLASHQRWAEKNRFGFPICADEGKHVARAYGVLNALGFIARTVVLVDRNGIVRWVQPGMPATETILAAVDALGEQA
- a CDS encoding redoxin domain-containing protein, with the protein product MVQPGEVAPDFTLESTEGPFTLSALRGRKRALIIFYPKDNTPG
- a CDS encoding alpha/beta fold hydrolase, with protein sequence MTNTRQLFSTDRLRLEVGETISATVGYETYGRLNARRDNAVLLCHPLAADCHAAAGPADPRPGWWEPLIGPGRAFDTDRYFVIAADTFCGWGTGEAIPQITVRDNVRLQRQLLKSLGIERLACVAGPSTGGFQALEWAVTYPDRVDQVIAVASGHQASPLFALAVCQAAIDAIRTDPAEGLLYALRLYLTLSSSNDWLDAVWGRRTAPASPHPWTGPEGRYAFQAEVEAEAERLAAHLDPGRFAAAARMALLHNIAHGNRDLDVAAQKIAAEILLIPVSSDILFPPSAGREFADLVRTYGGRAEVWVLESLAGHRAALLEAHRLAEPISAFLGHPVWH
- the nth gene encoding endonuclease III; protein product: MARKSVDTEAILRKLEEMYPDAKCALNHRNAFELLVATVLSAQCTDARVNIVTARIFPRYNRPEHFAALSVDEIGEMIRDCGLWKSKAKNIQGLSQMLLEKHGGEVPSTMEELIQLPGVGRKTANVVLSNAFGIPAIAVDTHVFRVANRLGLAEAKTPEETERQLMERIPREYWSQAHHWLIYHGRQVCHARNPQCSQCPLLPHCRFGRQAGKGSVQRARVSSGRAARRAGGPAR
- a CDS encoding HEAT repeat domain-containing protein, encoding MEALLAQILVGLASPDGERRVQAARELEALLSARLDEGETEWTPVIDALLPSMVAGLGDPEKGVQVHCANCLEFLAYQSGAVVPALRAALKPPDGRQAWTAAFVLARLGLWSDEVGEALSAAMGAPDRDTRWAAAGFALGLGRAHPECVAMVRRTLRAPVPNARKMAAYCLGAMGEYADVAADLADRLADPDRDVRRAAVLALNRLPHVDAAIRQAVARLRQDPDEFVRRAADAVAARWGV
- a CDS encoding glutamate-1-semialdehyde 2,1-aminomutase, encoding MTARYERSAALYERAVARIVGGVNSPARSFKSVGGGAPVFMARGQGPYLYDVDGNRYIDYIGAFGAGMFGHGHPELVAAVARAAEGGTIYGTPNPWEVELAERIHQALPSMERIRFVTTGTEAVMSAVRVARAFTGRPKIIKMEGCYHGHSDFALIAAGSGPSQLGTPDSAGVTEGVAQDVITVPYNDLDSLGEALDVWGPQVAAVLVEPIVGNFGVAMPKPGYLEGVKRLAHAHGALLIFDEVITGFRVAYGGAQTLLGIEPDLTTLGKIIGGGLPLAAYGGRAEIMDWVAPLGPAYQAGTLAGNPLCMQVALTGLEILSRPGVYERLDADAAYLADGLVRSARSHGHTVQLGRAGSMFTLFFCDEPVVDYRTAQRSDPAKFAAMFRGLLDRGIALAPSRFEAWMLTVQHTRADLEETLQIADEVFAQMAGQ
- a CDS encoding Yip1 family protein; amino-acid sequence: MTEPSAQNGATSVWDLMLDVFIAPGRAMAKIADERPVGAAAWVVTGLAVFTGLLGMASARDAMALDPGLLPSDVPPEVVEVIQALTGSASVFGAVVGILASVLWWFGRAAIYGLIGELMGAARDGRAMLATLGFAGLPALLQAPLNLMLSRLGLTWLSALVGIVFWVWLLVLTVLALRAALRVDTGQAVVIFLIPVGVAVALAVLVGVGLAVALVSMVGRIPTL
- the sppA gene encoding signal peptide peptidase SppA → MKRWIAAGAIVAIVVLSLAVAFWQGTGREVGSPKGPSGGQVALVRVEGTIVSGEGSGSLLSGAGAGSETIVKHLDRAAEDPAVKAVVLRVNSPGGSVVASWEIAEAVRRVQDAGKPVVVSMGESAASGGYWISAGADRIIASPDTMTGSIGVILQVGNLSEVYEKVGYKTYTFKSGPFKDMGSPDREMTDAERDLLQDLVDETYEAFVPVVAEGRGMDEAQVRKIADGRILTGRKALELGLVDELGDLKRAVQVAAELAGLPGEPEVREMNRANGLLGALLGRGILPPASLGLPSGLYALEPGPVSIR